From the Lathyrus oleraceus cultivar Zhongwan6 chromosome 4, CAAS_Psat_ZW6_1.0, whole genome shotgun sequence genome, one window contains:
- the LOC127076357 gene encoding coatomer subunit zeta-2 — protein sequence MASNGLCPSIKNILLLDSEGKRVAVKYYSDDWPTNSSKLAFEKFVFTKTVKTNARTEAEITLLENNIIVYKFVQDLHFFVTGGDDENELILASVLQGFFDAVTLLLRSNVDKGEALENLDLILLCLDEIVDGGIILETNGPLIAEKVTSHNMDADAPLSEQTLTQAWATARDTFTRTLLT from the exons ATGGCATCCAAC GGCTTGTGTCCTTCGATTAAAAACATTCTTCTTTTAGATTCTGAAGGGAAGCGTGTGGCAGTCAAGTATTACTCAGATGACTGGCCAACGAACAGTTCAAAATTAGCTTTTGAGAAGTTTGTGTTCACCAAGACTGTTAAGACAAATGCAAGGACAGAAG CTGAGATAACACTGCTTGAGAACAATATCATTGTTTACAAATTTGTGCAAGACCTGCATTTCTTTGTCACTGGTGGTGATGATGAAAATGAGCTCATTTTGGCTTCAGTTCTTCAAGGTTTCTTCGATGCAGTCACCCTTTTGCTGAG GAGCAATGTTGACAAAGGCGAGGCACTTGAGAACTTGGATCTCATTCTTTTATGTCTTGACGAGATTGTTGATGGAGG GATTATACTTGAAACAAATGGACCTCTTATAGCAGAAAAAGTGACCTCCCATAACATGGATGCTGATGCCCCCTTATCAGAGCAG ACACTAACTCAGGCATGGGCTACAGCCAGAGACACTTTCACAAGAACTCTTCTAACATGA